Below is a window of Synechococcus sp. RSCCF101 DNA.
TCGGGCCGCAGGCGGGTCATGCGGCCGTCGCGCCGGCCGAGGGGCTCCCGCCAGGGCAGGGCGGAGCCCGTCACCAGCGGCATGTGCAGCGCCAGCTCCTCGAGGCGGTGGCGGTCGTCCTCCCGGTTGAGCAGGGGCTGCCAGAGGGCCTGCAGGCCGCGGCCGTCCGGCCGCTCCTGCAGGCCGGGCAGCCAGCGGCCCCGTGCCATCAGGCTCAGCACCCAGCGCTGCAGGTGGCTCCACCAGGCCAGTTCCTCGCCCAGGTGGGGGTGGTGGCCGGAGAGGGGCAGCCGGCTGAGCCAGCGGGCCGCAGCGCCCGGATCCAGCACCAGCCCGGGCACGCGCCAGGGCCACCACTCCACCCCCTTTGGTGGCGGTTCATCCGCCAGCAGTGGCAGACCGCTCCAGAAGGGAGCGTTGCTGGCAGCAGCGCCCTTCCGTCCGCGCACGGCCACTCTGCGGCTGGGCAGGGTGAGGCAGGCCTCGCTCTCAAGGGCGTCGTCCGGCCTGAGCTCCTGCTCCTCCAGCCAGGCGGCCAGATCGGCCGAAGCCAGGGCCAGTGGGTGATGGGGGGGTGTGTCGGCGGGGCCGACCGGTGCAGCGACGCGCCACGTGTCAGCCCACAGCAGCAGCCCCGGATGGCCGGGGCCCTGCGCCGTCGGTCGTGGGGGCAGCCATGTGGCGTGCAGCAGGCTCATGGCCGCAGCGCAGAGGTCAGGCGATCGAAGCCGGCACGCGGCGCCATCCTGTCCCGCCAGGACAATCGCGCGCGATCCGCGCCCATCATCACCGATCGCCGGGAGGGATCATGGGGGCCGCTGCCGCCCACCCCATCCCCATGGCTGCTCAGAGCGCCCCGGAAACCCGTCGCTGGTCTGGAGCCGCCATCCGGCAGGCCTTCCTCGAGTTCTATGCCGAACGGGGCCACCGCCGCATGGACAGCGCCTCCCTCGTGCCCGAGGACCCCACGGTGCTGCTCACGATCGCGGGCATGCTTCCCTTCAAGCCGGTGTTCCTCGGCCAGGCGGAGCGGCCGGCGCCGCGGGCCACCAGCAGCCAGAAGTGCATCCGCACCAACGACATCGAGAACGTGGGGCGCACGGCCCGCCACCACACGTTCTTCGAGATGCTGGGCAACTTCTCGTTCGGCGATTACTTCAAGCGCCAGGCGATCCTCTGGGCCTGGGAGCTGAGCACCGGCGTCTTCGGGCTCGATCCCGCCCGGCTGGTGGTGAGCGTGTTCCGCGACGATGACGAGGCCGCCGCCATCTGGGCCGATGCGGTGGGCGTGCCTGCGGCGCGCATCATCCGCATGGATGAGGCCGACAACTTCTGGGCCTCCGGACCGACCGGGCCCTGTGGCCCCTGCTCGGAGCTCTACTACGACTTCCACCCGGAACTCGGTGACGCGGCGATCGATCTGGAGGACGACTCCCGCTTCATCGAGTTCTACAACCTGGTGTTCATGGAGTCGAACCGGGATGCCCAGGGCCGCCTCACGCCGCTCGAGAACCGCAACATCGACACCGGCATGGGCCTCGAGCGCATGGCTCAGATCCTGCAGGGGGTTCCCAACAACTACGAAACCGATCTGATCCGGCCGCTGATGGATCGTGCCGCCGATCTGGCCGGCCTGAACTACAGCGAACTCGATGAGACGCGCCGCACATCCCTCAAGGTGATCGCGGATCACAGCCGCGCGGTGACCCATCTGATCGCCGACGGCGTCAGCGCCTCCAACCTCGGCCGCGGCTACGTGTTGCGCCGCCTGCTGCGCCGGGTGGTGCGGCACGGGCGGCTGCTGGGGATCACGGATCCCTTCCTCACCGAGATGGGCGAGGCCTCGATCCGTCTGATGGCCGAGGCCTACCCCCAGCTGGAGGAGCGCCGCGAGGCGATCGTTGCCGAGATGCAGCGGGAGGAGGGGCGCTTCCTCGCCACCCTGGAGCGGGGCGAGAAGCTGCTGGCGGATGTGCTCTCCGCCCGCCCCGAACGCATCAGCGGCCCCCAGGCCTTCGAGCTCTACGACACCTACGGCTTCCCGCTGGAGCTCACCGCGGAGATCGCCGAGGAGCACGGCCTCACAGTGGATCTGGAGGGCTTCGAGCAGGCGATGGAGGCCCAGCGGCAGCGGGCCAAGGCGGCGGCGGTGAGCATCGATCTGACCCTGCAGGGCGCCATGGAGCAGGTGGCGGCGGAGCTGGAGGCCACCCGCTTCCGGGGCTACGAGGCGCTGGACCACCCCAGCTGCGTGCAGGCGTTGGTGGTGAATGGGGAGCCCGGCGCCGGCGCCGCCGCCGGCGATGCGGTGCAGGTGGTGCTCGATGCCACGCCCTTCTATGGCGAGGGCGGCGGCCAGGTGGGCGATCGGGGTGTGCTGGCCGGCGGCTCCGGCCTGATCGTGAGCATCGATGGGGTCACCCGCAGCCGCGGCCTGTTCGTGCACAGCGGCCGGGTGGAGCGGGGCCAGCTGAGCGTGGGCGATGTGGTGCAGGCCCGGGTGGACCGTGCCTGCCGCCGCCGCGTGCAGGCCCACCACACCGCCACCCACCTGCTGCAGGCCGCCCTCAAGCAGGTGGTGGATGGATCGATCAGCCAGGCGGGCTCGCTGGTGGATTTCGAGCGGCTTCGCTTCGATTTCCACTGCCCCCGCGCCGTGAGCGCGGCCGAGCTGGAGCAGGTGGAGGGCCTGATCAACGGCTGGATCGCCGATGCCCACGCCCTGGAGGTGCAGGAGATGGAGCTGGAGAAGGCCCGGGCCGCCGGAGCGGTGGCCATGTTCGGTGAGAAATACGACGCCACCGTGCGGGTGGTGGATGTGCCGGGGGTCTCGATGGAGCTCTGCGGCGGCACCCATGTGAGCAACACCGCCGAGATCGGCCTGTTCAAGATCGTGAGTGAAGCGGGCGTGGCGGCGGGCATCCGCCGCATCGAGGCGGTGGCCGGCCCCGCGGTGCTGGCCTACCTGAACGAGCGCGATGTGGTGGTGAAGGCCCTGTCGGACCGGTTCAAGGCCCAGCCGGCCGAGATCGTCGATCGGGTCGCCGCCCTGCAGGAGGAGCTCAAGGCCAGCGGCAAGGCGTTGGCCGCGGCCCGCTCCGAGCTGGCCCTGGCCCGCGCTGAAGCGCTGCTGGGACAGGCCAGAACCGTTGGCCACGGCGACGATCCCCATCAGCAGCTGGTGGCGCGTCTCGACGGTCTCGAGCCGGCCGCCCTGCAGAGCGCCGCCCAGCGGCTGCAGGAGCGCCTCGGTGAGCGGGCGGCTGTGCTGGTGGGCGGCGAACCCTCCCCGGGCAAGGTGAGCCTGGTGGCGGCCTTCGGCCCGGCAGTGGTGCGCGCCGGCCTCAAGGCTGGGGCCTTTGTGGGCCAGGTGGCGCGGGCCTGCGGCGGTGGCGGCGGCGGGCGACCCAACCTGGCCCAGGCCGGCGGCCGCGATGCCGCGGCTCTGCCCGATGCCCTCGAGGCGGCGACGGCCGAGCTGGCCCGGTTGCTGGAGCAGGCCAGCGCCGGCTGATGGTTCGGCCGGCGGCGGTACGGTGCCGCTGCTGCACGCACGCGCATGACCGCCCTCGCCTCCATCGCTGCCCGGGCTGGAGCCTCCCTGCGGAGCTGGCTTCTCCCCGCTGCCGTCGCCACGGTCACGGCCCTCAGCACCGCTGTGGCTGTGCTCGCCACTCCGGCCGGAACCCTGCTGGGCGGCCTCAAGCTTCCGCTTCCCGCCCCGGCCGGCACGCTCTTCGCGGCCAACGCCATCGGTCAGACCAGCCTCAACACCCAGCTCGGCGGCACACCGGAGGAGCTGCTGGCCAAAGTGAAGACCGAGCTCAGCAAGCAGGGCTACAGCGAGCGCACCATCAACACGGTTGTGGGTGCCTGGGGCTTCAATCTCGTGATGGATCTGCCCGAGGGCGTGAGCGTTGATGGCGCACCTGCCGGCAAGACCGCGGTGCTCGTGCTGCAGTCCACGGCCATCGGCCCGGGCCGGCTCAATCTGAACGTTCGGTATGAGGGGGTTTGAGGACGCCTCCTCTCACCGTGCCTAGTGTCAAACCAATCCCTCACGTGAGCCATGCCAGCAGTCAGCGCCAGCCCAGAGCCCGCCGAGGCTGGTCTGCTCGCGGCGCTGATCCCTGCGCATCGTGAGGCTCTGATCGAGAAGATGGCCCTCTCGGCCTTCGATCAGGGCGACTGTGTCCTGCGTCAGGGAGATGAGGGCAACACGTTGTATGTGGTGCGCTCCGGCCGCTTCGCTGTGACGATGCGTGACGCAGAGGGTGGGTCCGATCCGGAGGCCACCCGCCTGGCCACGATTGAGCCCGGCCAGTGCTTCGGAGAGCTCACCTTCATCACCAACAGGCCCCGCTCTGCGGATGTGATCGCGGTGGAGAACGGCTCTGAGTGCTGGGTTCTTGATCGCAACACCTACGAGCTGATACTCGCAGACAACCCACGGCTCATCGTGGGCCTGCTCACCGCCATCCTCACCGACCTGGGAGGGAAGCTCACCCAGATCAGCCACCAGTACGTGCTCACCGATCTCCCCTGACGGTCCGTCCTCCGTCGATCTCCATACACTTCCGTCGTGCGTGTCTTGGTCGTGTCTGTGTGCAGCTCTGCCGTCCACCGCTCCTCTCGCCCGCAGCAGCACAGGGCTGCAGGTCGATCGATCGCTGCACTGAGTGCTTCGTTCCTGGCCTGCGCTCTCGCCATGCCCGCTCTCGGGCAGGGGACTTCCGAGCCCCCTTCGGCTGCCGTGGACAACAGAGCCGCGGTGCGGATTCAGGACCCCGAGCGTCTGCTCCCACAGAAGAGCCTGGCCACCTACACGCCGGCCATCCTCCGCTTCTCCTTCACCAAGAAGGACGACGAACCCGACAAGAGCTTTCTGGATCTCACCCTGATCCCGCCTGAGGGGGAGGTGGTGGGCAGGCGTGTGTCCGTCGGCGTTGGTGAGTTCGCCTCCCTGCTACGGCGCTTCTATCAGCAGCTGGCCCGCCAGGAGTCGCTCAACATCGCCAACCCTGCATCCCCGGCACGGCGGCTGCATGCTCTGTTGATTGCGCCGCTGCAACAGGACCTTGAGGCGTTGGGGATCTCCACTCTGCTCATCTCTGTGGATGCCGGGCTGCAAGCGGTTCCCTTCGCTGCGCTGCACGACGGAACAGGGTTCTTCGGGTCTCGCTACGCGTTCTCGATCACCCCCTCCATCGCCCTGACACCTCTCGACGTGGTGCAGGCGGACCCGGGTGGGACCCAGCTGTCCCTGGGCGTGTCGGAGTTCGACGGACTGGCGCCCCTTCCTCTTGTCCCCCAGGAAATGGAGAGGGCCGGTGACCTCAGCACGGTGGAGCGCCACACCGAAGAGGCCTTCACTCCCGACACCCTGTTGACCAGGGCCGTGGACCCCTCGATCAAGCGGGTTCATCTGGCCACCCATGCCGAGTTCCTGCCCGGTGGTCCTGATAAGGCCCGTCTGATGACTGGTCAGGGTCCCATGAGCCTGCGTGAGTTCGCCGCATTGCGCCAGCGCGAAGGGGCGGACCTTCTCGATCTGGTGGTGCTCAGCGCCTGTCGTACGGCTCTGGGCGATCAGGATTCGGAGCTGGGCTTCGCTGGTCTTGCTCTGCAGGCCGGAGCGCGATCGGCCATGGGATCGCTCTGGTATGTCGACGATGTGGCCACATCCGCGCTGATGATCCAGTTCTACCGGCTGTTGGATTCCGGTCTGCCCAAGGGTGAAGCGCTGCAGGCCACCCGGCTGGCGATGGCTGACGGCACCATCCGACTGGAGGGGGACCAGTTGATTGGAATCGATGGCGTTCCTCTGCTCACCAATCTGAACACGCTGCAGCGTCGCCGCGTGGGTCGCGGCTTTCAGCATCCCTTTTTCTGGGGCGGCATCGCGTTGCTGGGTACGCCCTGGTGATCAATCAGATTGGTCGCTGCTCCATTCTTTACTCCATGACAGGGAGGCTTGATGTGTTGCTCATATAGCCTGCTTTCCTATTCTCATCAGCTGCGCTTTCGAGCATCGATGAGTGCGTTGTAGCCGAGACGTCCCGCCTGGGTGCCCTCTTTACTTACGGCGCCTGGATGTCGACAAGCAAGGCTGCTTGCTCCTCTTGCTGATTCCTGGTATGCCGATACAGTAGGGAGTCGGCCTTTGGGGTTGTCCTTCCATGCCAGAAGTCTCTGTTGTTCTTGCCCAGGCCGGCAATGGCTTTGAGCCCGATTCCACAACGACGTTTCAACAGGATCCGAGCGGAACTGTTGCGCCTGGGCCGGATGTTGCATCGCCGCAATCAGTTGATTTCGTTGTTGGCCGTGCCT
It encodes the following:
- the alaS gene encoding alanine--tRNA ligase, whose product is MAAQSAPETRRWSGAAIRQAFLEFYAERGHRRMDSASLVPEDPTVLLTIAGMLPFKPVFLGQAERPAPRATSSQKCIRTNDIENVGRTARHHTFFEMLGNFSFGDYFKRQAILWAWELSTGVFGLDPARLVVSVFRDDDEAAAIWADAVGVPAARIIRMDEADNFWASGPTGPCGPCSELYYDFHPELGDAAIDLEDDSRFIEFYNLVFMESNRDAQGRLTPLENRNIDTGMGLERMAQILQGVPNNYETDLIRPLMDRAADLAGLNYSELDETRRTSLKVIADHSRAVTHLIADGVSASNLGRGYVLRRLLRRVVRHGRLLGITDPFLTEMGEASIRLMAEAYPQLEERREAIVAEMQREEGRFLATLERGEKLLADVLSARPERISGPQAFELYDTYGFPLELTAEIAEEHGLTVDLEGFEQAMEAQRQRAKAAAVSIDLTLQGAMEQVAAELEATRFRGYEALDHPSCVQALVVNGEPGAGAAAGDAVQVVLDATPFYGEGGGQVGDRGVLAGGSGLIVSIDGVTRSRGLFVHSGRVERGQLSVGDVVQARVDRACRRRVQAHHTATHLLQAALKQVVDGSISQAGSLVDFERLRFDFHCPRAVSAAELEQVEGLINGWIADAHALEVQEMELEKARAAGAVAMFGEKYDATVRVVDVPGVSMELCGGTHVSNTAEIGLFKIVSEAGVAAGIRRIEAVAGPAVLAYLNERDVVVKALSDRFKAQPAEIVDRVAALQEELKASGKALAAARSELALARAEALLGQARTVGHGDDPHQQLVARLDGLEPAALQSAAQRLQERLGERAAVLVGGEPSPGKVSLVAAFGPAVVRAGLKAGAFVGQVARACGGGGGGRPNLAQAGGRDAAALPDALEAATAELARLLEQASAG
- a CDS encoding CHAT domain-containing protein, which codes for MDNRAAVRIQDPERLLPQKSLATYTPAILRFSFTKKDDEPDKSFLDLTLIPPEGEVVGRRVSVGVGEFASLLRRFYQQLARQESLNIANPASPARRLHALLIAPLQQDLEALGISTLLISVDAGLQAVPFAALHDGTGFFGSRYAFSITPSIALTPLDVVQADPGGTQLSLGVSEFDGLAPLPLVPQEMERAGDLSTVERHTEEAFTPDTLLTRAVDPSIKRVHLATHAEFLPGGPDKARLMTGQGPMSLREFAALRQREGADLLDLVVLSACRTALGDQDSELGFAGLALQAGARSAMGSLWYVDDVATSALMIQFYRLLDSGLPKGEALQATRLAMADGTIRLEGDQLIGIDGVPLLTNLNTLQRRRVGRGFQHPFFWGGIALLGTPW
- a CDS encoding cyclic nucleotide-binding domain-containing protein; the encoded protein is MPAVSASPEPAEAGLLAALIPAHREALIEKMALSAFDQGDCVLRQGDEGNTLYVVRSGRFAVTMRDAEGGSDPEATRLATIEPGQCFGELTFITNRPRSADVIAVENGSECWVLDRNTYELILADNPRLIVGLLTAILTDLGGKLTQISHQYVLTDLP